The Micromonospora violae DNA segment GGAGTGGTGGAAGCTGACCGACCCGTGTCAGGAGTCGATCGCCGAGCCCGGCTCGGGAGACTGGTGGGCCCCGATGAAGGAGGTCTGGCACCTGACCGACGAGGCCTAACGCCCAGCGCCGTCGCGGCCCTGCGCGGTCGCGGCCCCCTGCGCGGTCGCGGCCCTGCGCGGTCGATCATGGAGTTGTGGTGCCTGATCTGGGTGGTCTGCGGCCACTTTGTTCCCCACCACAACTCCATGATCGACCAGGCGCGGAGGGGTCCAGGCTTGGTGTGGATGGCAGCTGTTGGGGGATTTCTTTTACTTGACAGCAAAATCTTTCTGGTTGAGCATCGATCGTGTTCGATTGATGTCGTCCTGGGAGGACAAGCAATGCGCAGAGCTGTTCATCGGACCGCCGCAGGTCTCGCCGCCGCACTGATCACCACGTTGACCGTGACGCTGCCGCCGTCGGCCGCAGCCGCTGGCGAGCCGGTCCAGAGCCCCGACCAGGGCCTGGTCTTCTACTCCAGCTACCCCACAGAAGTGGTCGGCAGGCAGGCCACGCCCGACGGCGTCTGCCGTCCGATCCCGACCGGGGCGACCTGGGTGCTCCCCTGGAGCGGTGGCTTCCGCAACGTCCCCGGCTACCGGACCCCCGACTGCAGTGGTCCGGGATCCGAGCTCAACAACTTCCACAGCTGGCCCGAGGGTCGCTACCTCAGCTACCGAGCCGGTTGACGGGTCGTCCGCCCGCACCATCCGTTATGTGACGACCCCTGCTGTCGGCGCTCACCTTCCGGTGTGGCTGACGGTCACTACGATGCGAGTGTCGGGTTTGGATGCTGGTGCTCCGGTGGGGCAATCGGATCACCACGGCATCGCGGGGGGCGACAGTGGCCGACCGGGGAAGCGGGGGCGACGACAGGCGTGCGCGCGCGACGACACCGCAGCGCCGCACCACCGTCGGGGTGGCCGTCACGCTCGGGCTGTTGGCGGTTCCGCTACTGCCGATCATGTGCCTGTCGGGCCTGGCAATTCTCTTGGCGCTGGTTCCGTCCGAGCCTTGCCGACCGCCATTCGTGGATGACCCGTCGGAATGCGGGCCCAATCCGCTGCAGTTGCTCCCGGCCGCGTTGCTGGCGGTCGCCTACGGCGCGGCGGCCATTGTCCTGGCCCTGCGAGGCAGCCTGCCGCCCTGGGCGCGCATCGGTGCCCTGTGTGTGGTGCCGGTGGCTGCCATTCCCCTCGTCTGGGTGATGTTCTTCTAACCGTCCTGATCCGGGTTCGGGCGCCGACAGCGACGGGTGCGGTAGCCCTCGGAGCCAGCGTGCCGTCGGCCGCACCTCGCTCGGCCACCCGCCTCACCCGGCGGATGGCCAAGCTGATCCGCGGCTCCGATCACCACTGGTGGGCGACGTCGAGCACCACCCGGCTGTGGGTGCCGGGGCCGGCGAGCACGAGCACGCGGAACGGCAACCGCGCCCGTACGCCGACGGCGAAGGTGCTGTAACCCTCGAAGCTGCCGCCGAAGACGACGTCGCGCAGCGTCGGGTAGCGCAGCAGGTTGGTCACGTGCTCGCCGACCGCGTAGGGCACGGTGCCCAGGTGCTCGTCGTCGTACGCCGGGGCCCGCAGCGAGACCCGCAGCAGCGCGCCCCCGGCGGTGTACGGCGACAGCGCCAGCCCCTCGCCCTCGGTCCACGTCTCGCCGTAGCCGATCGCGTAGCCGTCGACCGGGCCGGCGAACTCGAACACCACCCGGTCGTAGCAGTCGTGCCGGCCGGTGCGGACGTCGACCAGTGGGGCGTCGCTCAACGCGCCGGCCGACTTCTCGGTGCTGCCCCAGGTGATCCCGCAGTACGCCGCCGCGCTCGTGCCGCCCGCCGCGGTGCTGCTGCCGGCGCTGGCGACCAGCCCGGCGAGGACGACCGCCAACGCGGTCAGTGCGCTCCTGATCCTCATTGTGGTTTCTCCGTTCGGTGTCGGGGTGGGTGTCACGGCGGCGCTGCCGGTGACCCTCCGCCATCACCGTCGTCCTGCCCCGGCACAGGCGCTTCGCTGCGGCGTAACCGCTGGGTAACAGCCGTTGACCTGGCGGTATGACTCTTCCGCTATGCCGGACATCGACAGTCGTCGCTTTAGCATTCACGTACTTCGATGACCGGTGGCCGATGGTCGCCGGACGACCGCAGGGGAGTGCGTGATGCTTCGACGACAACTGAGACGGGCGGCGCTGGCCATGCTGGCGGCGATCCTGGCGGCGGCCGGAACGCAACTCGCCACCGGCGCGCCGGCCGCCGCCGTACGGACCGTCTACTACGACGCGAGCCGGACCGGCGAGTTCCGCACCAATGTCGACCAGGCGGCGCAGATCTGGAACAGCCGGGTCAGCACCGTCCGACTCCAGCCCGGCACCCCGGCGAGCATCACCATCTACGTCGACGACGGCTGGCCCCGCGCGCAGCCGACCGGACTCGGCTCGGGCCGGATCTGGATGGGCCGCCAGGCCGTCAACCAGGGCTACGACCGCAACCGCATCGCCGCCCACGAACTCGGGCATATCCTCGGTCTGCCGGACCGGCGCACCGGGCTCTGCTCCGACCTCATGTCCGGCAGCAGCGCCCCCGTCTCGTGCCGCAACGCGAACCCCAGCGCGACCGAGGCGAACCGGGTGAACTCGCTGTTCGCCGGCACCCTCGCGGCGCCGGTCAGCACGACGTACACCTGGAGCGGCACCTCGGACATCGGCCCGACGGTGGTCGGCGGCCGGCCGGCCACGGAAAACTACCCCTTCATGGTGTACGTGTCCGGCTGCACCGGCACGCTGATCAAGGGCAACTGGGCGGTCACCGCCAAGCACTGTTCGACGCCGTCCTCGGTGCGGGTGGGCAGCATCAACCGCTCCAGCGGCGGCAGCGTGGTGCGGGTGACCCGTGCGGTCAACCACCCGAGCGTCGACGTCAAGCTGCTGCAACTGGCCAGCTCGGTCACGTACGCGCCGGCTCCGATCCCGAGCACCTCCGGCGCGGTCGGCACCGCCACCCGGATCATCGGCTGGGGCCAGACCTGCGCCCCCCGGGGCTGTGGGTCGGCGCCGACCGTGGCCAACGAACTGGACACGTCCATCGTGGCCGACAGCCGCTGCTCCGGCATCAACGGCCCGTACGAGATCTGCACCAACAACACCAACGGCAACTCCGGTGCCTGCTACGGCGACTCGGGCGGGCCGCAGGTGCGCCGGGTCAACGGAGTGTGGAACCTGATCGGCGCGACGAGTCGGGCCGGCAACAACAACTCCACCTGCGCCACCGGCCCGTCCATCTACGTCGACCTGCCGTCGATCCGATCGTGGATCTCCACTCAGGTCGGTGGTTTGCCCGTCTGACCAGCTGGAGCACCGTGGGCGAGGGCGCGCGACGGACGCGCTCCCGCCCCGGTGTGCCGGTGTCACCACGCGATCCCACGATGCGATACGGTGCGTGGCATATCGGCATACCGGAGGTAACTTCATGCCTACCGTCGTCGTCCTCGCGTTGACCCTCGCCCTCGCGCCGGCGCCATCCCCGTCGACCACCCCCAACCTGCTCGGCGACATCATCGGTGGCGTCGGCCAGATCGTCGACGACCTGCTCGGTGGCGACGCGCCCAGTGCCGATCCGACGCCGAACGCCACGCCGACGACGCCGAGCGTCGCCCCGACCGGCGTGCCCACCTCGAGTCAGCCGCCGGCAGCCGACCAGCCCAGCCCGGTGACGTCCATCGCGATCCCGGTGCCCGCCGGCTCGGCCGGTGCTGTCCCGGCACCCGCCGACCCCGTTCGCCGCACCACCGGCGAGGACGCCGGCGCCCGTGAGGCCGCCGTGCCTCGGCGCGACGGCGAGACCCCCGAGCCGAGCGTCCTGCCGGCGCTCGCCAACCCCACCGGCGGCGCCTGGCCACCCGCGTCGTACCTGTTGGTCGTGGGGCTTCTCGCGTTGCTGGCAGTGCTGCTCCTGCGCCGCCGGGCCCCCGCCGCCGCACTCGCACCGCGCCCCGGTCCCGGGCCGGATTCCGCGCCGCGCCCCGGTCCGGTGCTGGACTCCGCGCCGGCGCCGGCGCCGGACCCGGACCTCGGCCCGGTGCCGGACAACGTCAGCCAGTTGCCGACCAGCCTCAACGTCATCTACGAGATGGGCCGGCTGGACGAGCGACTCGAACAGGAGCGCCGCCGGCGTACCTGAATCGCCCCGCCGTCGGTCTCAGCGCGCCGGGTGGGCGCCCTCACGCCGGGGGATCTCGTCGTCGTACGCCCCGACGGGCCCGCTGTAGCGGGTCTTGCCCAACGGGTACGGCCAGGCGTTCGCGGTGCAGCCGTGCAGGCCCAGCGTCTGCTGCTGCATCACCGGCGCCGGCCGGCCCCGCCCGGGGCACCGCTCGTGGCCGTACCCGAGCTTGTGCCCCACCTCGTGGTTGACCATGTACTCCCGGTAGGTCTCCAGGCTCGCGCCGTAACCCGGCACCCCCTTGACCCAGCGCGCCACGTTGAGCACCACGCGGGCACCGTTGCGGCAGGAGGTGTAGGCGTCCGGTACGTCCTGGCAGAGGGTGTCGCGGGTGCCGGGAGTCGCCAGGTAGATGGTGAAGTCGGTCCGTTCGCCGGCACCGACCCGACGCAGTCGCCACGCCCCGCCCGCCGTCCACCCGCGTGGGTCGTTCAGGGTCGTGGTGATCGCCGTGGCGATGTCAGCCGCCGGCAAGCCCCGAATGTCGCGCTCCACGGCGACCCGGTAGCGCAACAACCGACCGCTCGTCGCGCGTGCGGGCGTTGACTCGCCCGGCGCCAGCGACCAGCGGTTACCGCCGGTGGCGGGGTAGCTGACCGGGGTGACGGGCGCGGAGGTGGGAAGGACCTCGGCGGCGTCGGTCGGCCGGCTGGTGGGTGACGCCGGTCCGCTGGGCGGCGGCGCGGCGGCGACCGGTGCGGCGGCGACCGGTTCGGCGGCCGGCAGGCCGCACCCGGTGAGCAACGCCACCACCAGCAGCGACGCCATCGAGGCCGGACCCCAGCGGTGGGTAACCTTCAGCGGCATGTCTCTCCCCTCGGGCGTCGCTTGGCGGCGGCGCGGAGGAGAAGACGGGTGATCGTGGCGAAAAGTTGATGTGACCCAGGGCTCAACCTTTTCCCGGCCTCGCCCGTCTCTAGCTCTGTGGCACGGGGAGGGTTCGCGGTGGCGCGGGGGGACGCGGATTTCGTCGAGTTCGCGCGGGCGGCGTCCGCGCGACTGGTGCACGCCGCGTTCCTGATGACCGGCGACCACCACCAGGCTGAGGACGCCGCGCAGACCGCCCTGGTCCGCACCTACGCGTCGTGGTCGCGGATCCACGACGACGACGCCTACGGGTACGCCCGCCGCACGCTGGTCAACCATCTGGTCGACGGGTGGCGACGGCCGATGCGGGAGTACCCGACCGACGAGGTGCCGGAGCAGCGGCGTGGCGACATGGCTGACGACGTGGCCACCCGGCGCTGGTTGATCACCATCCTCGGTGCGCTCAGCCCTCGGGAGCGCGCCATCGTCGTCCTGCGCTACTACTTCGACCTGCCGGAGGCGCAGGTGGCCAGGGAACTCTCGGTATCCGTCGGCACGGTCAAGAGCACCAGCTCGCGGGCTCTGGAGAAGTTGCGCCGCGCCGCGCCGCGCCCGGCCGATGAGGAGGCGCGCCGATGAGCGAGTTGGAACGGCTCCGCCAGGCCATGCGGGCGACCGAGCGTCCCGACGTCGTCCTCGACCTGGCCACCGTGCTGCGCGAGGGACGTCGGTTGCGGACCCGCCGGCGCGTCGCCGGCGGCGCGGCGGCGACCCTCGCCACCGGCCTGGCCTCCGTGGTCGTCGTGGTGGTGGTCGGCGCGTCCGGGCCGGGCGGTTCGACGCCGACCGAGCGCCCATCACCGGGCGCCGTCGCCGCGCCGTCGGCCGGCGTGTCGCCGACGGGGGAGAGGTCGCGGGGCCCCACGGCAGCGCCGACGAGGGCCAGCGACGAGCCGCCGCCGAAGCCGCTGGGCCGGATCGTGGACAGCGGGGTGCGGCACGGGGCGGAGCGGCGGGTCTACTACCTCGTCCCGGTGTCGGTGCCCGGCGAACCCAAGGTGACCATTGGTCTGGCCGCCGGTCGCCAAGCTCCGGACGGCTCGTTGACCACGGACATCCTGGTCAACGACGTCGACGGCAGCGACCGCCGTGCCGGGTTCCACCAGATCGGCTACGACGAGCGCTCGGGCGGCACGCCGGTGCCCACCTTCGGCTACTTCGTCGGCCCGGCCCAGCGGATCGTCGGCACCGTCGACGGCCGGCAGGTCAACGCCCGGCTGGCGCCATGGAACCTCGACAAGCACGTGGTGATCTTCTGGTTCGACCCGGCGCAGCTCACCCCGGGGCGGCCGTTGGACGGCATCGTCGCCCACGACGGCAGCGGCCGCCGACTCTGACGCGCCGCCGGCGCTCAGCCCAGCCGGCGCTCGATGGTCACCGTCGTCCCCTCGGCGGTGGAGACCAGCCGCACGTCGCCGTAGGCGTTCATCAGCAGCGCGCCGCGTCCCCGGTCCATCGCCGGCCGGCGGTCGCGCCAGGTGCCGAAGTCCCGTACCGAGATCCGGATCAGGTCGCCACCCACCTGGACGCGCACCCGGACCTCCGGACGGCTGGGCCGTTGCGCGTGTTCGACGGCGTTGTTCACGGCCTCGGAGGCGGCGAGCAGAAGGTCTTCCAGCACGTCCGGATCGACGTTCAGCTCGCCCAGTGCGCCCCGGACGTCGCGGCGCATCGCGGAGGCCGAGGTGGGTGCGGACGGGTACGTCCACCCGACATCCAGGAGGTCGCCCAGCCCGTCGGGGTCGGCCGGCGCCGCGACCACTGTCGTGTCGCGCACGGGTTCGACCGCC contains these protein-coding regions:
- a CDS encoding AMIN-like domain-containing (lipo)protein, with translation MRIRSALTALAVVLAGLVASAGSSTAAGGTSAAAYCGITWGSTEKSAGALSDAPLVDVRTGRHDCYDRVVFEFAGPVDGYAIGYGETWTEGEGLALSPYTAGGALLRVSLRAPAYDDEHLGTVPYAVGEHVTNLLRYPTLRDVVFGGSFEGYSTFAVGVRARLPFRVLVLAGPGTHSRVVLDVAHQW
- a CDS encoding S1 family peptidase is translated as MFAGTLAAPVSTTYTWSGTSDIGPTVVGGRPATENYPFMVYVSGCTGTLIKGNWAVTAKHCSTPSSVRVGSINRSSGGSVVRVTRAVNHPSVDVKLLQLASSVTYAPAPIPSTSGAVGTATRIIGWGQTCAPRGCGSAPTVANELDTSIVADSRCSGINGPYEICTNNTNGNSGACYGDSGGPQVRRVNGVWNLIGATSRAGNNNSTCATGPSIYVDLPSIRSWISTQVGGLPV
- a CDS encoding DUF3152 domain-containing protein, producing MPLKVTHRWGPASMASLLVVALLTGCGLPAAEPVAAAPVAAAPPPSGPASPTSRPTDAAEVLPTSAPVTPVSYPATGGNRWSLAPGESTPARATSGRLLRYRVAVERDIRGLPAADIATAITTTLNDPRGWTAGGAWRLRRVGAGERTDFTIYLATPGTRDTLCQDVPDAYTSCRNGARVVLNVARWVKGVPGYGASLETYREYMVNHEVGHKLGYGHERCPGRGRPAPVMQQQTLGLHGCTANAWPYPLGKTRYSGPVGAYDDEIPRREGAHPAR
- a CDS encoding SigE family RNA polymerase sigma factor, translated to MARGDADFVEFARAASARLVHAAFLMTGDHHQAEDAAQTALVRTYASWSRIHDDDAYGYARRTLVNHLVDGWRRPMREYPTDEVPEQRRGDMADDVATRRWLITILGALSPRERAIVVLRYYFDLPEAQVARELSVSVGTVKSTSSRALEKLRRAAPRPADEEARR